The Cryptomeria japonica chromosome 2, Sugi_1.0, whole genome shotgun sequence region TGACAAGTACTCGTTATTTCTGTTTATTCGTTTGGCAAATGGACGTCTCTAACGTCCTTAATGGAGTACTTAATACAGTTGCCGGCGAAGGTATAAAGAAACTGTATAGAGAGGTTAAGAACCTAAGGAGTTTACGTAGCAATGCCGCATGCCTCCGCGAGGAGATAGATCGTGTGaaaggcataggagatgatattaaGACTCTGTTAAGTGGGCAAGGTCGACAGCCTAAGCGAGTCGTGAGGAATTGGCTCAACACACGAGCGAATCGTCAAATCTGCTGAAGAGGTGCTTCAACAGTACGAACAAAACAAAAAGCGTCTCTTGTGTGGGTGCTGCCCTCACTGTTTGCTTATCCGAAAATCCAGTCGAAAAGTCCTTAATTCTCTAACGGATATAGATAAGCATCTGAAGACAAAGGATTCAGATTTTCCCACGAATGGAGAGCTGGGGGAGCTTCCAGGGGCGATGGTACAGCCCATGGAGAACGAGCTCGTTGGCAAATTTGTTCACGAGAAGCTGCAGGAGCTGGAGACGTGGCTGCTCAAAGATGATTCTGTTCGTGTCGTTGGAGTCTATGGAATGCCCGGCGTGGGAAAGACGTCCCTGCTTAAACACATCAACAATAATGAAAAGGTAGTCAATTTCTTTAAGCTTGTAATTTGGGTTACTGCGTCCAGAGACTCCGATATATCTGATCTCCAGAGGCGCATTTGTGAGAGAATTGAATTGCCTTGGCGACCAAATTTGAGCATTGACGAAGCAGCAGGGCTGTTGCAAACGGTTTTCAAGGAAAGGTAACTGCTGCTCATTTTGGACGATGTGTGGAAAAGAATAGATGTTTCCAAATTGGGAATTTCTACTTCTGATAATAATATAAAAGTTGTACTGACGTCCAGAGATAAAGAGGTGTGCAGGAGCATGAAAGCAGACAAGATGATTGCAATGAAGCATCTGTCGGAGGAAGATGGTTGGAGCTTTTCTGCAGGGGAACCTTCCCAGCTGGTGAGGATCAGAAAATGTATAGCGAGATTGAGCCCTTGGCCAGAAGCATTGCAAAGGAATGTAAAGGACATCCCCTAGCCATTAAGACGCTTGCTCGGACAGTGCCACATCTTCAGAGCAGTACCCCGTCCGAATGGGAATATATTCTCAAGCAGCTAAAGGCTATCGATCCCGAGTTTTATTGCATTCATGAAGAGATTGTGAAGGAGTTATTCAAGCCGCTGAAGCACAGCTACGATGCTCTGGAATCGGATGAGCTGAGGCTTTGTTTCCTGTACTTGGCTGTCTACAGAGAAGACGAGGAAATCGACGCGGATGAATTGATACAATTGTGGTTGGCTGAGGGCCTGGTGAAAAGCAGAGAGGAGGGGCGCCACGGTTTTCTCAAGACCTTGGCGAACCGATGTTTGGTTGAGATTGAAATTAAAGAAGAAAACGACCATCACATTTGGAAAGTGAAAATCCACGATGTGCTCAGAGATATGGCTGTACACGTCGCTGAGGTCGACCAGAATATCCTGTTCCGTGCAAGCCAGAGTTTAACAGAGTTTCCAAAGTCCGCAAGCGCAACATCGGTGAGGATATCAGTGATGCATAACCGTATCAGAATTCTGCCTGAAAGTGTTGATTGCGAGAAGTTAGTGACTCTGTTATTTAGCTGGAACACATTTGAGGAGGTTCCAGAGAGCTTTCtggagaagctgaatatgttgaagGTGCTTGATCTCAGCAACACGCCCATCAAATTCTTGCCAAATTCCATCCACCAACTGAAGCATCTCCTCTGTCTGCAGCTTTCAAATACCCAGATTAAGGTAATCCCTCATCAAACATTTGAGCTGAGTAGACTGCAGTTTCTAGATCTTTCTTTCTCCCCTCTGAAGAATATTCCGTCCATGATAAAAAAGCTGAAAAGTCTCCAAACTCTCAATTTAGCCCACTGTTATGATTTGGAGTTCGTTTCATGCGACATATCAGAGCTCACTAGTTTGGAAGAGCTTGACTTGTGGAAGTCGACAATGTTTGGAAATTCACGCGATGTAAGAGTAGGAGGAGAATCAAGGGAGGCTTCCTTGCAAGACGTATGCAAACTCCATCGTCTGAAGCATCTGCGTCTAGCTCTAAAATCCCAAATTGAGGAGAAAACAGTGGGGAATCTAGTGGAGCTTCAAGAACTTTGGCTACTTTGGATGCCCGAAGTTCGTCAGACATATCTGCCCGCTGACATGCGGGCCATGCACAGTTTGGAGAGGGTCCACCTGTATAATTGTCACATTAAGGGAACCCCTGATTTATTCCCAGAATTACAAATCTCAGGTAATTAAAGATGAAATCTTCTCAAATACTGCTCACTCTTTCTGGATTAGGGTTAGCAAGACTACCGAATTTGagtgaaatagaaattgaggaatgCCTTTTGCTGACGGAGATGGGAGAAGAATTTGGGAGGAAAGGGTGCTTTCCAAGGCTGCGCAAACTCAAACTGTGGATGTTACCTTCTCTGGAGAGTCTGTGTAGTTCCGTCGAAGAAGGGTCTCTTCCCATGTTGCAGACTTTGACTATATCCCGCTGTATGAAAGTTAAAGCACTGCCACAGGGTCTTGGTAATCTCAAGTCTCTGGAACACATCAGAGGAGAGAAAGAATGGTGGAATGAAATTAGCTGGCGAAATGAAGAAATGAAGAACCATCTTCATGCGAAGTACATGGAAATCTTAGAAATCCATGATAACTATCATGTTTAAAGTGTTGGAAGAATATTAGTAATTTCTGCACTATTCTGTCTGTTACAGACTATATATAGTCTGCAGATTTCTCTATATTTTCCCCACTATTCCTATAGCATTTATTTGTCAGTTTTTAAGCTTTTTTAAGGCTCCTCTCCTCCCTTCGTTGCTGTTCTGGAAGTTTTGGGTTTCTGTCTACACTTCTATTTATTAGAGGTGTGGTGTAATGCGTTGATCTATCGAAGTCAATAAAATCTGTCTGCGTTTTTGTTTGCTATAGCAAGCCAATCTGCTTTGTtttcaaattggtatcagagccaaaggtTAGAAGTTTGTATAAGTCCGAGCCATTTGAATAACTGAGATAGCGGTGTTTTAGCAGGAGGACATTGATGCTTGTCATTGAAGTTCTTATAATTTGAATTTAATGGAAGCTGATCGCAGTATTGCAACCGTCAAGAGGAGATCAAGATCGCTGTAGCAGACTAATTCGTAGACAATGAGATCAAGCAATAATCTTTCACAGCTCCAAATCTCCATTGTCACAGGTAAAAATTCTGATTTTTGGGCATTGAAATTGAAAACCTTATTTTGTTCACAAGAATTACGGGATCTATTGTAGAAAATGGATATAGAGAACCAAAAGATCAGGCTTCATATCTAGCACTAACAAGAAATATAACAGATGAGTTTAAAGAGAACAGAAAAAATAATGCAAGAACTTTATGTTTTATCCAGCAAGTTGTGGACGAGTCAATCTTTCCTAAGATTCCAGCAGCAAAAACATCCAAGAAGGCTTGGGAAATCATAGAAACTGCATATCAGGGTACAATCATGGTTAAAGTTGTTAAGTTACAAACTCTTAGGAGAAATTTTGAGAATTTACAAATGAATGATTCAGAGTATGTAGACCAATATATGAGTCTAGTTATGAATGTTGTGAATCAGTTAAGATGTAATGGAGAAGAAATGTTGGATCAGAAGATTATAGAAATAATATTTAAGAGTTTGCCCAGGAAATTTGATTTAATAGTTGTAGCAATTGAAGAATCTAAGGATTTGGCACAATTATCAGTAGATGAATTAATGGGATCTTTATCATCACCtaagtaaataataaatataactaaAATCACTTTTTTTTTAGAATGCTTTCAAGTTTCATG contains the following coding sequences:
- the LOC131873723 gene encoding putative disease resistance protein At1g59780, which encodes MKSSQILLTLSGLGLARLPNLSEIEIEECLLLTEMGEEFGRKGCFPRLRKLKLWMLPSLESLCSSVEEGSLPMLQTLTISRCMKVKALPQGLGNLKSLEHIRGEKEWWNEISWRNEEMKNHLHAKYMEILEIHDNYHV